The genomic region GTCGATGATCCGCTTGATGTTTTGGAATTTATGCAGATTAACTGGTTACAGCCTATTTATAATTTGACTTTTGGTAATGGTTTAATTGCTTGTTTAGTCTTTATGGGAATTGGTGCTTTAAGTGAAATTGGTTTCATTTTATCAAGACCTTGGACTTGTGTCTTTATAGCTATTTTAGCAGAACTGGGAACTTTCGTTGCTTTTGTTATTGGAATCAAAATGGGTCTTTTGCCTAATGAAGCAGCAGCTGTGGCTGTTATCGGTGGTGCTGACGGACCGATGGTCTTGTTTACCTCAATAGTTTTGGCTAGGCATCTATTTGTACCGATTGCCATTATTTCCTACCTCTATTTAAGTTTGACTTATGCTGCCTATCCTTTTCTGGTGAGATGGTTTGTTCCTAAAAAGTATTTGGAAAAAGACGTAGAAGTAGATGTACCTAATGTTTCCAAACGTGCCAAGTTTATTTCTACAGTTTGTGTTTGTGCACTTTTATGTTGGGTCTTGCCGGTAGCTGCTCCTTTGATGGTTTCCTTCTTCTTGGGTGTAGCTATTAAAGAAGCTGGGGTTGAACCTTTGCAAGAGTTTTTTGAAGGGCCTCTACTTTATGGATCTACACTTTTCTTAGGTTTCCTCTTAGGTACCTTGTGTGAAGCACAAGCCTTATTAGACCCCAGAGTCGCTTCTTGTGTTATTCTCGGAATAATTGCTTTGGGCTTCTCCGCTTTGGGCGGTTTGGCAGCAGGTTGGATTGTTTACTGGTTTAATAAAGGTAACTTTAACCCGGCTATCGGTATTGCCGGAATTTCCTGTGTGCCTACTACAGCTAAAATTGCTCAAGACTGTGTATCTGCGGAAAACCCCTTTGCTATAATTATGCCGATTGCTATGGGTTGTAATATCTCTGGTGTTATTGTTTCTGCAGTGGCTTCGGGTGTATTAATAGCTTCGGTGCATATGGTAGCTTGACTTTAGAAATAATAAAAGGGTACTAATTCGGGTAGTTTATAATTATAGAGAAAATGAGAGACGGAGTGGATGCAAATGATATCTAATACAGTAACTGCTAATGAATGGGTTGATTGTTTCAGTGGTAAAAAAGATTGGAATGTAGAAACGGCGGCAATGTTGTTGGCCCTTACCTGGACCTTGGCTGATGAAGAAAAAATTAAAGGCTATTTAGATGAACAAGGATTTAAGTATGTGGTCACGGAAATTGGCGGGACAACCTTTGGTGAGTTTCAGAAAAAAACAACACGGGCTGTTTTGGGGGCTTGTTTAAATGCCGGATTGATTAAAAAGACTAGTCCTCAGGCTCATGCCGTCTTACATGCTGCCGAAGAAGCTAAAAAAGGTATTATGGTTAATGCTTCTTCCAGTACCAGTATTGCCGTAAAGATTGCCATAGTACGAAATG from Clostridia bacterium harbors:
- a CDS encoding Na+-translocating decarboxylase subunit beta, whose protein sequence is VDDPLDVLEFMQINWLQPIYNLTFGNGLIACLVFMGIGALSEIGFILSRPWTCVFIAILAELGTFVAFVIGIKMGLLPNEAAAVAVIGGADGPMVLFTSIVLARHLFVPIAIISYLYLSLTYAAYPFLVRWFVPKKYLEKDVEVDVPNVSKRAKFISTVCVCALLCWVLPVAAPLMVSFFLGVAIKEAGVEPLQEFFEGPLLYGSTLFLGFLLGTLCEAQALLDPRVASCVILGIIALGFSALGGLAAGWIVYWFNKGNFNPAIGIAGISCVPTTAKIAQDCVSAENPFAIIMPIAMGCNISGVIVSAVASGVLIASVHMVA
- a CDS encoding HutP family protein, with the protein product MISNTVTANEWVDCFSGKKDWNVETAAMLLALTWTLADEEKIKGYLDEQGFKYVVTEIGGTTFGEFQKKTTRAVLGACLNAGLIKKTSPQAHAVLHAAEEAKKGIMVNASSSTSIAVKIAIVRNDNWVAVAIFGQSAIHPLTNHLRAGLGVMHISDD